The DNA sequence AACAGATGGACCTCATCTCTGAGCTGAAACGGAAGCAGCAGAAGGAGCCACTCATCTATGAGAGCGACCGAGATGGTGCCATTGAAGACATCATCACAGGTGAGGGCTTGGCCAGGCTTCTGTCCTTTCGTCAGTCTGTCCTATTCCCCCATGGGGGTTCTGGCTGCTTCACTGCCTCTTGCtacctcttctgtttttctttcctttttctcttctctatccTTGTCACCCCATCCACCAAACCTCAGTGCTTAAGACAGTGCCCTTCACGGCCCGCACTGGCAAGCGGACATCCCGGCTCCtctgtgaggccagcctgggagaggAGGTGCCCCTCTAACCCCCAGGTACATGGATGGCTTGGTGTCTGATCTCAGCACTGCAACTCTGGGGACCTTAGGGGCAGATCATGCTTTCCTCCCCTGGGACAGTGCATGGTTGGGATGTGTCGGGGGGTGGGGTGTCTGACAAATGTAAACAGTGCCCTCTCCCACATGTACACAACCGGTGTCCTTAGAAGGGTAAGCATGTGCTCTAGAGCCTGGTCCCAGCTCTGGACAGACTCCTGAAGGACTAATGTATCTCCTTTGGCTGCCAGATCTCCGGAACCAGCCCTACATCCGTGCAGACACAGGCCGTCGAAGTGCTCGCAGGCGCCCCCCAGGACCACCCCTTCAGGTCACTGCTGACCTCTCTCTGTAGCCTCTATTTTTGGGCAGGTGGATTCTGTAGGGGGTGGGGGACTATGAGCAGGCTGGGGCTCAAGGAAGGTGGGCCTCAGTTCGGCTGGGCCGAGCACCCTCTCCTCCTGCTGTCCACTTCCTTGGGCTGGCCTCCCGGGCGCATTCTCCTCCTGCCTCAAGGGCAGCAGCGCTGGCCTCATACCCCCAAATGCTGCTTGCAGCACCACCCCTCCACAATAGCCATACTTAGCCTGAGCGGAAGCCTGGCCTGTAACTTATAAAGTGCACCATGCCCCTCATTCCCCCCAGGCCCTAAAACTCTCCTTGGACCTTATTTTTATACAAGATTAATAAAGATGTTTTCAAAAGATCTGCGTCCGCTCAGTGCGTTCCCCCTACCCCCAATCCCTTCCACCATGCGCATCCCATTTCGCTCAGCAAACGCTTTACTTGTACAAGCTCTTCATGGCAGATCTCTGCAAACAGGCTGGTGAAGGGGAGAAGGGCTGCTTTTGCACTAGAGTTGGCAGGGAGGGATCCAGCTTCGCGGGGCGCATTTGCTTCAGCGGCTGGGTCACTAACCCTGCTGAAGGGCAGAAGGACATTCGGAATGGTCAAGAGGGCAGTTAAAGACACCAGATTTGCACTATCTGGGGCTATCTTCCTGCTGCGGGCCCCACTTTTCCGTCGCCCTTCCTGTTACCTGGTTGCCCCTTTTAGCCGCCCTACCTAATAGTCACTCCTCCCCCTGCGCCTGCTACGTCTGCATTTCGGTTCTGCTCCCTCTCTTTGCCTGCCCCTCCTGTCCGCCAGTCACACCCCATCTGTGTCCCGCCCCTGCCCCATCTGCCCTGCCCCTATTCTCCCCAGCCCATCCCACCCCGCACGCTGTCTCACACCTTGGCAGAGCGGCCTCAGGTTGAGCTGGGTCTTGCGGCGACTGGGCTGGTAGGGCTTGGGAAGACGGACTTCGGAGACCCGGGTTCGGCCCCGCTTCCTGCATTCTGGTCGAGTCCGCCCAGTCAGGGTGGGTATCTGAGAATAGGGGCTGCGCGCACCTGGGGCAGGCGcccaggagaaggaagaggagagcacAGTGCTGGGTGCGTGTCCTCATGATCCGGAGGTGGGGGTAGGGTAGGGACTGTGTGTGGACCAGGAGCGTCCCTCCCCCCGTGGGTCCCCCCATGCCCCTCCGCGGCCCGCTGGGGACACACCCGCTCTGGACAGTCTGTGCAGAGATCGCGCCAGCTCGGAACTGGAGAGGCCACTTATGCGCGCCGCCTGGCAGAAGTAGTTGAGGCCGGGTTGGGAGCGCACGGGCCGCCCTTGGCCGCGGGCTCGGCCCCTCCAGCTTGGGCTCAGTCGCAGAACCCGCTGTTTCTTGGAGTAGTAGCTTGGAGGAGAAAGGTGAAGCAGGCTCCTAAGACACTGCCTCTCTGTGTTCTCCATCTCACCACAGGTGGCAAAACCCAAGCAGGAAGGAAGCCACTTGTCTTTGGCCCCAGGGCCACTTGGGGCCCAAGAAATGGGACCCAGGAGTCAAAAACTTATATTATTTATTCGGGAAAATGCTACATCAGGGGCTCCAATTATTAGTGGTACTAATCAATTGCCAAATCCACCGATAAGAATTGGCATTACTATGAAAAAGATTATTACAAAGGCATGGGCTGTGACGATGACATTATAGGTTTGGTCGTCTCCTAACAGGGTCCCATCTCTGAGGCAGGAACAGCAGGGGTTCCCTCTAGGCGTAAATTGTGTTCCGATCCTGGAGGACGCATCCCAGGAGCTGGGGATGGTTGTGCCTACCTTATCACCTCCTGCCCTGACTTGGAGGGCACCAAGCCCTGTCTCAGCAGCTTGAACACCACCTCTAGGAATAGGGTCTGGAGGCCCTGGGGGTCACAGACCCGACTGCTCCTCACTTGGCCTGGGGGAAGAGAACATGAGGGAGGGTGAGGAGAGCCTCCCCAGGCCAGGCCCACCACTGTGGACAAGCCTTGCCCCTTACCCATGCACTGAGCCAGGCGGTGGTTATCAGTGAGGACGCCCAGGAAGTCCTTGAAGCTTACAATTCCATCACctggaaagagagaggagggtgCTGTGGGTGCCTGCTCTGGCACAAGGTCTGCTCTGTACATGCCATAAAGGCTTGCCAGCCAGGTGTTAAgagaaagcaaaagggctggcagagtggctcaggtggtagagcacctgcctagcaagtgtgaggtcctgaattcaaaccccagtagcaccaaaaaaaaaaaaaaaaaaaaaaaaaaaaaaaaaaaaagcaaaggacacCCTAGTTAGAATAGGGGAGGAGAAATAACCCTGGCATGGGGATCCCCAAGACAAGATGAGAATTAACTCAGCAGCAGTGTTTAAGGGCCATGACACAGAGGTGTAGATCAGGGCAGGCTTTGTGGAAGAGGAACTCTTAAATAGATCCAGTCTAGGGATTATTGTGGGTGGGGTGGCATTCATCAGGAGAGTGCCTGGAGGTGGGAGAGGACAAAAGAGCAGGGATGGTGCACCCACCATCTAAGTCTGCCAGCCGAAGAGCCTCACACATCTCCTGAGGGCCCAGGTGGATACCCACATTGTGCAGGACAACTTTCAAGCTACACATGTCCACAGTGCCTGTGGGGCTGCAGCTGAACAGTTTGAAGATATCCTGGAAGGCTGAGGGCAGAGAGGAGGACAAGCAGCAAGATGAACTGTATACATGGTCGACACTGACTGCTGCCACTCCAGCTTAGTTGGGACCAACGTTATAACTTTTGATACAAAGAACAACCGTGGCTACTGTGTGTTGTCATGTTAAGTGCCCATTCAATCCTCATTTCCAAAACTCAGGCTTGGACATGCTTGTATAAAAAGGATGTAAACCTCACGTCCAAGGTCCATACCTGGCATTCTGGCTCTGGAGCCATAGTGCTCTAGAGCCCTGCAAGTGCCTGGCATGTAGCAGGTACTGAAATTTGTTGATGATGTAGAAAATTATTCTGTTTTTGATGGGCTCCCGCCAACATCAGTATGTGATTTTTAGAGAGCACTGTGGCAGTGATTCCTTTTATCACCCCTccgccccgccccccgcccaCAGCTCACACTGTGGGAAGCAGGTAAACTCATTCTTTtctgcctctctccttcccttcttccttatcATCTTGTCCatatatccatccatccaaaTGCCTTCACCTATCGATCTAGTTTTCCttcctttacacacacacacacacatacacacacacacacacttttctagGGTCAGGCACATTGGTGAGCCCTCAGGCTGTAGAGACTAGCATGTAGGGAAGGTTACAAATACTGGCTTCTTGCAAGAATTACAAATACTGACCCCAGCCTCAGGCTTTCTCCAGTCCAGGGCTCTCACCTGATAGCTGCCGGGGTGTCAGGGGCAGAAGGTTCTCCTCTGTCAAGCTGCCCCAGGGGGAAGAGGTTAGAcaggcctttgcacctgctgcaGAGAGATGCCAGGGCCAGGCAGGCCTTACCCCAAACCCAGCaccccaggcctggccttgaGTCCTCTCCTCACCTCTGAGACCTGGCATCTGGGTCAAACTGAGCCCTCTGGGTAGCATTAGGGTCCACGAATTCTCTTGCTCTCCTTGTGGTCTGCTCATACTTTGTAGCTGTGGTTGCTGCTGGCTCCCTGTGAGTCACCTGGGCAGAACGCAGCTGCAACCTCCCTTTCTTCATGCTGCTGCCCTGCTCCTGTCTTGCATCCCATGTGAGCAGCCTTCGAGGCTTCTGTGGAGGCCTTAGAGGCAGGGAGAAGACAAGGCATAGACTCCAAGAGACCTGGGACCAGGCTTGCTGCACAAGTCCATCTCCTCCCAGAATCCTCTACACCAAGCTGCACCCACAACCCTCCATCCAGGATACTCTGGGGGCAGAGCTAAGGTGTGATCCCCCACCTCAGGTGAGGGAGAAGAACAGACCCCCCTCTGGTAGCCTCAGTCACCTGTACCTTATCTGTCTCGATGGGGATCTCTTGATCTTCTGCTCTCTGCTGCCTGAAAGGCAGAGTCACAGGCTCTGAGGCTGCTCCAGTGCCCTAAACCCACAGCCCCCAGGCTGCCTTTGTGGTGGATTTTGTCTTTTGGCAAGAGGTGCACTGTTTCCCTCACCATAGCCCTGCTTCTCTCTGCTGGGGCACCTGTTGCCTTATTTTTCTGAGTTTCTGCCTCCCTTCAGGCACCTGAATTGGTGCACTCTGGATGCTAAGTCAAGATGGCAGAGGCCCAGAAAGAGAAGCATGCCACAGGGTCCAAAAGCCAGGGGCTGAGAGCATGGGATCCAGTCCAGTATAAACACATCTATCACATTTAAAAAGTACTCCATGAAACCTTAACAATTTTAGAAGACTAGAAATCATACGATGTCTGttctctgatcacaatggaattaaattagaacTCAGTAACAGAAAGATAGCCAGAAGATTCCCAAATACTCAGAGATTAAATAATACATTACTAAGTAACCCGTGGGGCCAGGTATAGtcatgcatgcctataatcttggTACTCCAGAGTCTGAGGCAGCAAGATTGTgaattctaggccagtctgggctacatagcaagaccatgtctcaaaataaaactcaACACCCCACACATGgttaaaagaagaaatctcaggagaaattttaaaatatttcaaatgagaataaaagtacaaaccattcaaaattgacactttttaaagaaatgcatattttaGAGAAGGAGAAATATCCAAAATCAATAATCAGAGTTTCTACCTTAGGAAActggaaaagaaagtgaaagccaaattCAAAGTAAgtagaatgaaaataataaaaactaaaacagaaatggataaaattgagagcagaaaataaagagagaggactgacttggaggtgtggctcaagcggcatgaagctctgagttcaaacctcagtcccaccaataaataaataaacacaaggaGAAAAGCCAAACTACTAACAGCAGGATGCGAGACATCACTACAGATCTCATGGGcattcaaaggaaagaaaggaatgttACGACTTTATGCCAATGATTTTCGTAACTTGCAAGGAATGGACCAATTCCTTGCAAAACACAATCTGTCAAAACTCACacaagaaaagaacaacaaaaaaaagaacaaaaaaactcacagaagaaaaaatagacaacTGAATGGATCTATAGCTATCaaagaaattgaatcaataaAACTAATAACTATTCAAAACAGAGAACACCTGGCCTAAGATGGgctcactggtgaattctaccaaacatttagtGAACAAATATCAATTCTCTACAGAAGCTAGAAGTCAAAGGAATAtgtcctaactcattctatgaggctaTTACCCAAATttcaaaaaccagaaaaagacatttCCAGAAAACTAGACCAATATTtctcatgaacatagatgcaaacaaGCTTTGACAAACTAATAGCAAACTAAATCCatcaatgtataaaaacaattacaGATCACAACCAAGTGGGATTTTTTTCTAGGAATGCAAGGCTGTTTCAACTTTGAAGAATCAATGTGATCTTTCACATCAAcaggttaaagaagaaaaaacacacagCCATATAAATAGATgtggaaaaagcatttgataaaattaaaaacccattttttttaataacaaagaCCTTAACTAAGAAAATAGAACTTCTTCAACTTGATAAAGGACATCTACAGAAGTCTACAGCAAACATCAAACCTAATGGTGAGAAACAAAGTTTTCCTGCTAAGATCAAGAATAAGGCAAAGATGTCCCCATTAAGAGATGTTTTTTAACATTGTACTTGAAGTCCTAGGTAGtttaataagacaagaaaaaggaataaaaggccCACAGATCAGAAAGGAAGACATAAAACTATCTTTGTCAATGGCATCATTTCCATTCACATGGAAAACACTGAATCTAGACACAGACACTTCACAACAGTGAACTCAACCATGGATCAGActgctgggtgctgtggctcgtgcctgtaatcccagctactctggaggtaaaGATTGGAAGgatggcaaaaagtgagacctcatctcaaccaacaagctgggaatggtggctcaagcctatgaTCCCAGTTACCCAGGAGGCCATAGACAGGACAACTGTAGTCTGagtcagcctcaggcaaaaacatgggaccctacctgaaaaataactgaaaagcaagaagggtctgagggcatggcttaagtggtagagcagctgcttagcaagcacaaggccctgagttcaaatcccatactgccaaaaaaaatagatCATAGAACTAAATGTAAACCCTGAAATTATACAACTCCTAGAACAAACACAGGAGAAATGGGTATGCAACGATTTTTTAGATAAAACACTGCAGACATGCTCTGTGAAAGAACTAATTGATAAGTCAAACTTCATTAAAGTTAAAAACTTCTGCTCTGCAAAAGACAATGTCAAGAGATTGAGAAGACAAACCACAGACTgggatgaaatatttgaaaacatacaTTTGATTATGGGCTATtagataaaatatacaaataacctttaaaaatcaataaggaaatgaattatctaattaaaaatgggcaaaagctGTAGGCAGACACCTTctcaaagaaaatatgcaaatggaAAGTAAGCAAATGAGAAGATATTTCACAAATTAAAACGATGCAAATTAAAACGATGAGACACCAGCACACATCTATTAGAAAtaccaaaatccaaaacactgacaTCATCAAGTGCTGTGGAAGCAACAGGAACTCTCACTCTTTGCTGGTGGGCATGCCAAGTGGTGTCATCACCTTGGAAGACAGTTTGACAGTGTCATACAAAATTGAAGACTTCCTTACCATATATATGATCCAAGTCACACTCCTTGACTTGAAAACTTAAGTGTGCACAAAAACCTGTACACAGATGTTTGTAGCAGTTTTGTTCATAATGGCCAAAACTTGTACAACACGATATTATTTAGGGTTTAAAATAAATGAGTtctcaagccatgaaaagacagggaGGAAACTTACATGCATATTACTAAGGGAAAGGAGCCAATGTGAGAAGGCTACAAACTATACCATTCCAACTCAgtctggaaaaaggaaaaggagagaatgcAAGGACCAGTGGGTTCCAgggctttcagtgaagggaagggTGAATAGGTTGAGCACAGGGAATTTTTCTGTATGCCACTACGGTAGATGtatgtcattatacatttatcaaagcccacaacaccaagagtgaaccctaaaATAAACTATGGGATTTGGGTGATGACGACGAGTCAATGTAGGTTCATTGGTTGTAGCAAATGTACCTCTCTGGTGTAGGATGTCGATAGTGGGGGAGGTTGTGGGCGTTGGGACAGAGAGTATATGGGAATTCTGTGATTTCTACTCAGCTTTGCTGGGCCCTAAaacttctctgaaaaaataaaatttatttaaaaataaagcccCACACAAAAAACTCCAGGCTTCTGAGAGCCTAATAACGTCTGGTCCAGCCCCGCCCCACTCACTCATCTATGCATCTCTTCCTGGTTCCTCCTCCTAGCTTCCTGCCCCTTTTCCTCTGACCTTGCCCAAGTTTAATTGCTCACTCCCCCTTTCCTAATATCACTCTCACCTTTCCTCAGACTCTTCCAGGGTTTTGAAGATGGACTTTCCCTGGGCAGGGAACCTGAGGCTCGGAATTGGTCAAGGGTCTGACCAGGGTTGGGTGTGGTGCTTGAAATTCCagcacctgggaagctgaggtaggaagatggcaagttcaaggccagcttgggctacagggtgagaccctgtctcagaaacaggGGCCTTTCTTTCTCCCAGACTTTCCTCTCCAAGCCCACACCCACTCTCACACAGCaaattcccttccttcctttgtagTCATCACCCTCTCCCAGAGATCCCTACATTGCCCTTCCTCTGGACCTCCCAGACACGAGAGGCCGGTATATGGCAGTGTGCTTCCTGTGTGTGGATGTTATGTGAGTGCTAAGCTGATGTGTGGGTTGTGTGTGGGTATGCTCTATTACGCATGGGCTCTCCCGATTTGGAGGTACCTCCAGCTCAAGGCTGTGGCCTCCTGGAGGACCAGTCCCAGGGCCTTTAAACTCTTGACACTATCCCTCCCCACTGCCAGGCCTCTCTCCCTGGAGAGACAGGAAGAACTTAGTTCAGATTTGTTTTCTTACCTGCCCAGTCCCACACCCAGGGGGTTTCCTCCCCAGATGATCCTAACATGTCCCTGGCTTCCCAGCCCTGAGAAGCTTCTCCAAGGCTAGGGTAGAGTCTTCAGGCTGCCTAAAGGTCTGGTAGGTGAGAGTGAAGTGGAACTTCCCCCGGGGAGTGAGCAGGCCAAGATAGATGGTCAGGTAGAGCTAGGGCAGCCAAAAATGGGGGTGTCATCCCTAAAAAAATTGAGACCAGAATGCAGCAGCCAGGTGAACTCACTGGTCTAGGAGCATTTGCACAAAAAAGTCTGAGCCGGGGCCAGCACTGGAGGCTTTAATGGTTTTGTCTAGTGATTTCTCTGGGGTTTAGGGGATAGCAGCTTAAAGTGGATTTTCAGCAATAATGGGTTCCCTTTCTTGGATCCTGGAGGCACAGAGCTGCAACACAAAAGAGACAGTATCACTATGGTCCCagtgagagggtgggggagggggagtccTGTCATCGGAGTGTCTACTTCTTCTGAGCCTACAGTTGGTGTTCTATTCTGTGTCTATGCATCACCAGAGGCCAGAGGTGCTGGAGTCctgctctctcgctctctctctcacgGAAGGGTCCTGGACCCTATTAGGAGCAATTCTGCTTTGAACCCAGGTCCCCACCCTAGCCCTGGAGAGCTCACCCTCCATGGTCCCCAGGTCTCTTCTGGCCCTGGCCTTGGCACTACACCTCAGTCCACTGGAATCTTGTTTCCAGTACTCTTTATGAGGTCACTGAGGTTGGAGCCTCACTGAACTGCTCCCAGACCCCCCACTCCACTTACACCCCAACAGGCTGTGCAAGGAGTGAGAGCCCACCCACCCACGCTAGCGTGGCCCCTTATGGGGGAATGTGAGCCAGCCTCACTCACTCTTCATTGGCTTCCCCAAGCTGGGGAGACATTGCTGGTGGCTGGAGAAACTTCACTTCTCCTTCAATGGTGGCTCTCTTGATCCCAGACTTGCTCAAGTCTAGGAAAGGATGAGGGAAGTTTCTGTCTTCCTGGGACCAAGCTTTCTGAAGCTCCAGTACTTTAGGCAATTTCTCTGACGGCTCTTGCTCCTTCTCAGAGGACTGGATGGGCTTTGCAGAAGGCCCTGCAGGCTCAGTAGAAAGTTCCACCGCCTTCCGGGGTGTTTTGAGCATTTGCTCCAACCTGGGCAAGTCAATGTTGCTGCAGGAGGCTATGGCTAGGGAAGATGCAAAGTTGATCAGATCTGCTAAGCCGATGGTCTGCGGGAGGCTGGAGGAGGATAGGCAGGGGCTTACTGGTGGCTGGGAGATTATGACTGGGAGAGTTGGCTGGGCAGCGGGGACAGACTTCTGCTCTGGGAGGCTGGTGGTCTCCTGTGTGCCACTCTTGTTGCACTGCATTTCAGCTTCATGCTGCAGGCTGTGCTCTGATGCCTGGATGAACTTGTCTGCCCAGAAGAGGTGCCTGGAGGTCTGCGCTTGGATGGAGCGATGTGGGAAGGGCACCTTGTCCTGCTGGACCAGGGGGGATTCCTGGTCCTCTGTGTGGCTGGTGCTTGAGCTTATGCTCCAGCTCCTGAAGTTCTGCAATGCCGGCACAAACTCTATGGTGGGCTGGATGGTTTCTATCCCATAGCACTGCTGCTCAGAGCTTTCACTGCAGGACTCCAGGGTGTCTATCTTCCACTTGGGCTCCACATCCAGCTCAGCCTTTGGTATGGGTGCCTGGTACTGCTCTGGCTTCATCTTGAGGTTCTCCTCCAACTCTGGGCATGGGTCTAGGTCCGGGTCCTCTTGGGGAGGGGGCTCCTGCTCTAGCAATTCTGCCTCCATCTAAAAGGTTTCAACTAAAAGTTGAGGCAAGAATTGGGcattcctgccccacccccaggtCTCCTATGCCCCACCCATGTACTGCCCACTCCTCTCCCAACTTTTCTCAAAGATCTGCATGGGGCAGGTAGGCAGTGTGGGCAGGCGGGGAGGGTGAGTGTGCGGGAGCACGACCATACTGGTACTAGGGTCCCAGAACTGTCAAGGTTAAAAGCGGTCAAGATTTAAGAAAGATGGGCCTCAAAGAATGCTGACCCTTGCTAACCACCTCTCATAAGGGGTCACTCTTACCTCTGCTTCATCATCTTGTACTTCATGGCGGGGGGACCGGTCATACATGAGGTCATTCCTGAGACAGAAGGAGTCAGAATGGGGTGATAAGGGATCTGTGAGGGGAGGAGTGGCTTCAGGGAAATGACATCCCTTTTCCCTCCCCAGCCTTTTGGCCTGGACGCTGGCCTTGGGGAGATTTTGGCAAAATAGAGGGAGAtcctaggggtgtgt is a window from the Castor canadensis chromosome 11, mCasCan1.hap1v2, whole genome shotgun sequence genome containing:
- the LOC109691312 gene encoding EF-hand calcium-binding domain-containing protein 3-like; the protein is MLLDQPPQKPRRLLTWDARQEQGSSMKKGRLQLRSAQVTHREPAATTATKYEQTTRRAREFVDPNATQRAQFDPDARSQSLTEENLLPLTPRQLSAFQDIFKLFSCSPTGTVDMCSLKVVLHNVGIHLGPQEMCEALRLADLDGDGIVSFKDFLGVLTDNHRLAQCMGQVRSSRVCDPQGLQTLFLEVVFKLLRQGLVPSKSGQEVISYYSKKQRVLRLSPSWRGRARGQGRPVRSQPGLNYFCQAARISGLSSSELARSLHRLSRAGARSPYSQIPTLTGRTRPECRKRGRTRVSEVRLPKPYQPSRRKTQLNLRPLCQAGLVTQPLKQMRPAKLDPSLPTLVQKQPFSPSPACLQRSAMKSLYK